A genomic stretch from Arachis stenosperma cultivar V10309 chromosome 3, arast.V10309.gnm1.PFL2, whole genome shotgun sequence includes:
- the LOC130966709 gene encoding uncharacterized protein LOC130966709, translated as MENSILRRVSSILYQNPVIVFSGLIQFDIMSIIDKESMQNMFQICRQTQMRQPQIELYVEYENIVADEIQNDLDIEDDRVAVYEGMNSGSEEDFEATYEVGDEDEDGDVGVKAAAENVVVHPVVSQPKNVPPFMRNLDHDAMNAPEFPEYANIGVADPENGEFRIGMEYSSRKSVVVAIRSYTIFRGVDYNEIRRYNGSHTCTMGTISQDHSKLDSDTVAKAIRPLVESDLSIKVKSIIMEVQSTFNYTISYRMA; from the exons ATGGAGAATAGTATATTGAGGAGAGTGAGCAGTATATTGTACCAGAATCCAGTTATAGTTTTTAGTGGTCTAATACAGTTTGATATCATGTCGATTATTGACAAAGAGAGTATGCAAAATATGTTCCAAATTTGCCGGCAGACTCAAATGCGACAGCCACAGATTGAGCTGTATGTTGAGTATGAAAACATAGTGGCAGATGAGATTCAAAATGATTTAGATATAGAGGATGATAGAGTTGCAGTGTACGAAGGAATGAATAGTGGTAGTGAAGAGGACTTCGAAGCCACTTATGAAGTTGGCGATGAAGACGAGGATGGTGATGTGGGAGTCAAAGCAGCAGCGGAAAATGTAGTGGTTCACCCCGTAGTCAGTCAACCAAAGAACGTCCCACCTTTTATGCGTAATTTGGATCATGACGCCATGAATGCACCAGAATTCCCAGAATATGCAAACATAG GTGTTGCTGATCCTGAGAACGGAGAGTTCAGGATAGGAATGGAGTATAGTTCTAGGAAGTCTGTTGTCGTAGCAATCAGAAGTTACACTATCTTTAGAGGAGTCGACTACAAT gAGATACGAAGATACAACGGTAGTCACACGTGCACCATGGGAACAATTTCACAGGATCATTCCAAGTTAGACTCGGACACAGTTGCTAAGGCTATAAGGCCATTGGTTGAGAGTGACCTGTCCATCAAGGTCAAATCTATAATTATGGAAGTCCAATCAACGTTCAACTACACCATCAGTTACCGAATGGCTTAG